A DNA window from Anaerocolumna sp. AGMB13020 contains the following coding sequences:
- a CDS encoding type I polyketide synthase: MRGKGNTEISGNTLTEDEKNVVKLLVAMLAELLCIEEKEIDENTDLREFGLDSVALNEFTDMINTRLDTDIDSTLLFEYSNMKEIGNYLTEKYRYSVKQYQEPALDSSLESQLKKTESQPEQIEYNPVEIINDLKETESLTEPITNKAEQTISQTEQLKYPSGMIESEWEQVAKGQRSIRELSDLFSESTVTTPVAAEDIAIIGMSGRLPQSENLSEFWEHLVNGEDLVTEIPKDRWDKEEYYGDPHKGNKANNKCGGFLKDIKGFDAQFFNISPREAELMDPQQRILLEEVWRVFEDAGYKASAVAGSNTGIFVGVGNDDYNQLIAEGDISLDIYAATGSYFCIIANRISYLLNLHGPSSVVDTACSSSLVAIHQAVKAIQNGECAMAVAGGVNLICTPRPYLSFSHAGMLSKDGRCKTFDISANGYVRAEGVGAILLKPLSKAVEEGNQIYGVIKGTAVNHCGLTNSLTAPSPNAQAEAVLTALEKGNITPDTISYIEAHGTGTSLGDPIEVNGLKKAFEEAAKAKGIVLKDNYCGIGSVKSNIGHLEVASGIAGVFKVLLSMKHKMIPGNLHFQKLNDKIRLEGSPFYVVDSNRPWEALEDVNGVPLPRRAGISSFGFGGANAHVVMEEYQEKAGAADRTDTFPEHIILLSAKTEERLKVYAENFLKFLRTGEAASHKLIDIAYTLQCGREAMQERVAILTDSIQDLTEKLDVFLKGREQKEVFSGNVKTQKKTIAILEDDQEFSETLFNWANKGKYEKILDLWTKGLSFDWKLLYGKVKPKIVSLPTYPFKKEAYWIPGAHKEKSDTENGKISILHPLLHENLSNFTEQKYLTILTGQEFFLKAHVIHGQKILPGVAYLEMAFAAIKASIDRKEEDIIFQLNNIIWAKAVIVNEKPVPLRISLYLENEEQISYQITGDNSSIHSEGSASLRRTERTYEIDIRLKQLECRSGEISQEECYKAFEQIGFQYGREQRGIERLYLGKDEILASLELPEEIKSTRKNYTLHPSILDSAIQATMGLMMENGTLGAYVPFALQTLRILDQNTEIKWASIRAINLDNSRNNLRKFDIDLCSDTGKVGIQMQGLTLKKFEKAVVSQNLGELLLLAPEWKEADVRKKGVVPYDNHLIILCEVPEINIGQLREALAGNTVDLNFMELEDSNSDIGLRYKSYTSQIFEEIKKVLSEKSSKKKLVQLIIHNNPEEKLYGALSGLLKTAEQENPRINGQIIEIEQGETAADLADKIIDNSKSPTEKQVSYREGKRYVKSWKELTGVLGEKQPWRDNGRYLITGGRGELGLIFAREIAEKSKNPTIILTGRGKLKEDKQEVLRELQKLGASIVYRQADVTDVKGVQELIEEIIKAYGAINGILYCAGIKRDNYIYKKTKDEFQTVLEPKVSGLINLDKTARDIPLDFFILFSSIAGSLGNPGQADYAAANAFMDEYAGYRNELVKNGRRYGRTVSINWPLWQSGGMHMTEEAEKLHGAKTGMKALQTEKGLEAFYKIYGQEQAQVMVAMGDGRKIREFIEK; encoded by the coding sequence ATGAGAGGGAAAGGGAACACAGAAATTTCTGGGAATACTCTGACAGAAGATGAAAAAAATGTGGTAAAACTGCTTGTTGCCATGCTTGCAGAGTTATTATGTATAGAGGAAAAGGAAATAGATGAGAACACGGATTTACGTGAATTCGGCCTGGATTCCGTTGCACTCAATGAATTCACCGATATGATTAATACCCGTCTGGATACTGACATTGACTCAACACTACTGTTTGAGTATTCCAATATGAAGGAAATAGGAAATTACTTAACGGAAAAATATAGGTACTCTGTTAAGCAATATCAGGAACCGGCACTTGATTCCTCCCTTGAAAGCCAGTTAAAGAAAACAGAAAGCCAACCAGAACAAATTGAATATAATCCGGTGGAAATAATAAACGACTTGAAGGAAACTGAAAGTCTGACAGAACCGATAACAAATAAAGCGGAGCAGACTATAAGCCAGACAGAGCAATTGAAGTATCCGTCTGGTATGATAGAAAGCGAGTGGGAGCAGGTAGCAAAAGGGCAGAGATCCATTCGGGAATTATCAGATTTATTTTCAGAAAGTACAGTCACAACGCCAGTGGCTGCAGAAGATATCGCGATAATAGGAATGAGCGGGCGCTTGCCTCAATCAGAGAATTTATCTGAATTCTGGGAGCATTTAGTAAACGGGGAGGATTTGGTAACAGAGATTCCGAAGGATCGATGGGACAAAGAGGAATATTATGGAGACCCTCATAAAGGCAATAAAGCAAATAACAAATGTGGTGGTTTCTTAAAGGATATAAAAGGTTTCGATGCACAGTTCTTCAATATTTCTCCCAGAGAAGCTGAATTAATGGATCCCCAGCAGCGTATTTTACTGGAGGAGGTATGGAGAGTATTTGAGGATGCTGGTTATAAAGCTTCGGCGGTAGCCGGTTCAAATACCGGTATTTTTGTTGGTGTTGGGAATGATGATTATAATCAGCTGATTGCAGAAGGTGATATAAGCTTGGATATTTATGCAGCCACAGGGTCGTATTTTTGCATTATTGCAAACCGGATTTCTTATCTTCTGAATCTACATGGACCAAGCAGTGTGGTAGATACTGCGTGTTCCAGCTCTCTTGTGGCAATCCATCAGGCAGTGAAGGCCATACAGAACGGAGAATGTGCAATGGCGGTCGCCGGCGGTGTTAATCTTATATGCACCCCCCGTCCTTACTTATCCTTCAGTCATGCAGGGATGCTCTCCAAAGACGGCAGGTGCAAGACCTTTGATATATCAGCCAATGGCTATGTCAGAGCGGAAGGAGTGGGAGCAATCCTACTGAAGCCTCTTAGCAAAGCAGTGGAAGAGGGCAATCAAATATATGGAGTAATAAAAGGAACAGCCGTAAATCATTGCGGTCTGACAAACTCCCTAACAGCTCCCAGTCCAAATGCACAGGCAGAAGCAGTGCTTACCGCTTTGGAAAAAGGAAATATAACACCTGATACCATATCCTACATAGAAGCTCATGGAACCGGTACCAGTCTGGGAGATCCCATTGAAGTAAATGGATTAAAAAAGGCCTTTGAAGAAGCGGCAAAAGCAAAAGGTATTGTTTTAAAAGATAACTATTGCGGAATCGGTTCTGTCAAGTCCAATATAGGACATCTGGAAGTTGCTTCGGGAATTGCCGGTGTTTTTAAAGTGCTGCTCTCCATGAAACATAAAATGATTCCCGGAAATCTTCATTTTCAGAAACTTAACGATAAGATTCGTCTGGAGGGAAGCCCTTTTTATGTCGTAGACTCCAATAGGCCCTGGGAAGCCCTTGAGGATGTAAACGGTGTTCCATTACCCAGAAGGGCAGGGATCAGTTCCTTTGGTTTTGGCGGCGCCAATGCCCATGTCGTAATGGAAGAATATCAGGAGAAGGCAGGAGCTGCAGACAGGACGGACACTTTTCCTGAACATATCATACTACTATCAGCAAAAACGGAAGAACGGCTGAAAGTTTATGCAGAAAATTTCTTAAAGTTTCTGAGAACGGGGGAGGCAGCCAGCCACAAACTTATTGATATAGCCTATACCTTGCAATGCGGACGTGAAGCCATGCAGGAAAGAGTCGCCATTCTGACGGATTCCATACAGGACCTTACAGAGAAACTGGATGTCTTCCTAAAAGGAAGAGAACAAAAAGAAGTCTTCAGCGGTAATGTTAAGACCCAGAAGAAAACCATAGCAATACTAGAGGATGACCAGGAATTCAGTGAGACCTTGTTCAACTGGGCCAATAAAGGAAAATATGAGAAGATACTTGATTTGTGGACAAAGGGATTGTCTTTTGACTGGAAGCTTCTTTATGGGAAGGTGAAACCTAAAATTGTAAGCTTGCCTACCTACCCCTTTAAAAAGGAAGCTTATTGGATTCCCGGGGCTCATAAGGAAAAATCCGATACAGAGAACGGAAAGATATCAATTCTTCACCCGCTCCTTCATGAGAATCTGTCAAATTTTACGGAACAAAAATATCTTACAATATTAACCGGACAGGAATTCTTTTTAAAAGCCCATGTGATTCATGGTCAGAAAATCTTACCGGGGGTTGCCTATCTGGAAATGGCCTTCGCAGCCATAAAAGCCTCAATTGATCGTAAGGAAGAGGATATCATATTCCAGCTGAATAATATAATTTGGGCTAAGGCCGTTATAGTAAATGAGAAGCCGGTTCCTCTTAGGATATCCTTATATTTGGAAAATGAGGAACAGATCAGCTACCAGATAACCGGGGATAACTCCAGTATACACAGTGAAGGTTCGGCAAGCTTAAGACGTACCGAAAGAACATATGAAATAGATATCCGACTCAAACAGCTGGAGTGCAGAAGCGGTGAAATCTCACAAGAGGAATGCTATAAGGCTTTTGAACAGATTGGTTTTCAGTATGGCAGGGAACAAAGGGGAATAGAGCGGCTCTATCTGGGAAAAGATGAAATCCTGGCAAGCCTGGAGTTACCGGAAGAGATTAAAAGTACAAGAAAGAACTATACCCTCCATCCAAGTATCCTGGATTCTGCTATTCAGGCGACTATGGGACTTATGATGGAAAATGGAACTCTGGGTGCTTATGTCCCTTTTGCCTTGCAGACCCTTAGGATACTTGATCAGAATACGGAGATTAAGTGGGCTTCTATCAGAGCTATTAACCTGGATAACAGCAGAAATAATCTTAGAAAGTTTGATATTGATCTATGCAGTGATACCGGTAAAGTAGGTATACAGATGCAAGGATTAACCTTAAAGAAATTTGAAAAGGCAGTGGTCAGTCAGAATCTGGGAGAGCTGCTATTACTGGCACCGGAATGGAAGGAAGCAGATGTAAGAAAGAAGGGGGTAGTTCCCTATGATAACCACCTGATAATTCTTTGTGAAGTACCGGAAATCAACATTGGACAATTAAGGGAAGCTTTGGCTGGGAACACTGTAGATTTAAACTTTATGGAACTTGAGGATTCCAACAGTGACATAGGCTTAAGGTATAAAAGCTATACCAGCCAAATATTTGAGGAAATAAAGAAAGTCCTTTCAGAAAAAAGCAGTAAGAAAAAGCTGGTACAGCTTATTATACATAATAACCCTGAGGAAAAGTTATATGGAGCCTTAAGCGGTCTGTTAAAGACCGCAGAACAGGAAAATCCCAGGATAAATGGTCAGATCATTGAAATTGAACAGGGAGAAACAGCAGCAGACCTGGCAGATAAAATCATTGATAATAGTAAAAGTCCCACAGAGAAGCAGGTCAGTTATCGGGAGGGAAAACGTTATGTGAAATCCTGGAAGGAATTAACGGGAGTTTTAGGGGAAAAGCAACCCTGGAGAGATAACGGAAGATACCTGATAACCGGAGGAAGAGGAGAACTGGGATTAATATTTGCAAGAGAGATAGCAGAAAAATCCAAAAATCCAACGATTATATTAACCGGCAGAGGAAAGCTTAAGGAAGATAAGCAGGAGGTTCTTAGAGAACTTCAAAAGCTTGGAGCATCGATTGTGTACAGGCAGGCAGATGTTACGGATGTTAAGGGCGTACAGGAGCTTATTGAAGAAATCATCAAAGCGTATGGAGCTATAAATGGAATTCTCTACTGCGCGGGTATAAAACGTGATAACTATATATACAAAAAGACAAAAGATGAATTTCAGACGGTACTGGAACCAAAGGTAAGTGGTCTGATAAATCTCGATAAAACAGCCAGGGACATTCCCCTGGACTTTTTTATTTTATTCTCATCCATTGCAGGTTCTCTTGGTAATCCCGGACAAGCGGATTATGCTGCTGCCAACGCATTTATGGATGAGTATGCAGGGTACAGAAATGAGCTGGTAAAGAACGGCAGGCGTTATGGCAGAACAGTATCCATCAACTGGCCGCTGTGGCAGAGCGGAGGAATGCATATGACGGAAGAAGCGGAGAAACTTCATGGGGCAAAGACCGGAATGAAAGCCTTACAGACAGAGAAAGGTCTGGAGGCTTTTTATAAAATATATGGACAGGAGCAGGCACAAGTCATGGTTGCAATGGGAGATGGCAGGAAAATCCGTGAATTTATTGAGAAATAG
- a CDS encoding SDR family NAD(P)-dependent oxidoreductase, which translates to MIENQSDNMNILEVRTSDIAIIGMACRFPEADNYNEFWSHLEKGDNLIKEIDEKRWDTKQYYSSLMEADKSISKWCGRVERMEYFDNHFFKISPREALVMDPHQRQLLEIAWQCIEDAGLNRKQLQKGKTAVYMNASHNDYGLRAYAVDREVDSYTNLGNYQCISANRISYAFGLTGQSLSVEAACAASLVAVNEGVRALKSRECDYVLVGSANYILHQGRYISYSKARMLSPEGQCKTFDANADGYVPGEGAGVLLLQRLEDAVAERNHIHAVIKAAKASHIGEHISITAPKVSEQEKLILSAYAEAGFTPETVSYVEAHGTGTPLGDPIEVEGLTRAFREYTKASGYCKIGSVKTNIGHLEGTSGLAGLIKTVLMMKNHKIAKTLNIKQLNPIINFKATPFIPADNLSDWKRLEETIPLRAGISSYGFGGAGCHVLLEEYQPEKKAEASGNINVFLLSAKSSKSLAMLLDSWRNFVTTREFQALSFHDILGTAMASRSGFRFRYGIKAENKEELIRSLKDAAILPKKASYDNWLLYLCDLKLTGFGDFKKLYETQSIFRVCLEGFRKCMKAGEWNGLLKRSWKEADKKLYSFMVTYSIAVALQELGIPFTSIASSGMGSWAALGISGILEPNDILHYLMGKRESNSLCFHRPTITFLDYTGDIGNKVNKIMPYQITGMNIKKLLEGIKLEFTDFIEYQQKAGILYHSVPSFRKLLEEWNNPLAQAGMSIKELLFSKYTDFQGSKEQLLTIVLLSSSLRRLNQKWDLRMEELNCTSQFTELLTFVEDNLISKEELVQLFGSETPDYEAIAGNISERLQGAGKKYKFTEVTNHELTEIKDYETWLNLLETSETTYEKETEEKVETILVRRNATKELLNQKTVKEPEELSGMLTDLVLKAWLRGADINWEKVVPEELYYKVPLPVYEFDQSPFLLPINGNKLKLEKTEPLRVKAPDFEMKDRRVPEIKTSEMSAAVQELKISDLQIATGEETKNQTKDQIKDQTKDQAEAEVLLQRKAQTKSQPVQAKENGKEQKEKRDKAAFYFNTEDTIIRDHIITGVNLIPGALMLELLADELIPENQKSVITFRNVYFMKPGIVMNKTSVIPQLENNRFRLAAEQEILSKGEYCEIEYVPQIPVNMSSINTYPQINFEGLYRFLFSMGYQYGESLRVIQKIWKINNGYFIRLEEQKGRKSRHLSAELLDGVIQSVLAVEYVEGNLNLKNTICIPFKISEITIMGELKGTCYAAIDKADMQKQDGNILASFEVFNEEGIPVISMKGLCLKACPKDFLQKAVNLNKKDEAFLYHYKPIWVKETLKNDAGETGINNKCAVIFAKDEMIYKTVESVKREKAGSRVNGLISDNGRTNGFDVIAGILEKSYEKVYIVLKGSCFKEQDKIYNMNTKQQSDYIALLEALKNHSNDNMQYDMYYLWANQTEGIIENNASSNKLEEMEEEHVQAIFYLLHTLVNIKIGKVTNLVIGVTDSRIVVDKDKGINFIYGGLEALIRSIRQETPRVSVTIIDFEAGAKYQKIESNYQKTELDMLYDMFMEQKNKQKDSMVAYRGEDRYVRGLVEAADIKRPNLSLLEDGDTYLIIGGLGGIGSKLVQQICELVKANILIVGSSALDSVKKKQLIALNHNKTRACVDYYECNITNKREAEALINKIKEKYLNIQGVIHCGGINHDRLLLSKEWEDFKEVLRPKTIGTSILNEVTAKEPLKFFAAFSSVVSITGNVGQSDYAYANGVLDAFMDYRRHNSCPGRSISINWTLWENTGMGKDSAAIQNFENKTGLITPEAGTKDFVNIITSEVNQVIVVADKEKFESFLSKNHINCYTNNMEQM; encoded by the coding sequence ATGATAGAAAATCAATCAGATAACATGAATATTCTTGAGGTTAGAACTTCAGATATTGCAATAATAGGTATGGCTTGCCGCTTTCCAGAGGCTGATAATTACAATGAATTTTGGAGTCACCTGGAAAAGGGTGATAACTTAATCAAAGAAATTGATGAAAAGCGGTGGGATACCAAACAATATTATTCTTCTCTTATGGAAGCGGATAAAAGCATTAGTAAATGGTGTGGAAGAGTGGAGCGGATGGAATATTTTGATAATCATTTTTTTAAGATATCACCCCGTGAGGCCCTTGTAATGGACCCCCATCAGAGACAACTGTTGGAAATAGCCTGGCAATGTATAGAAGATGCCGGTTTAAATAGAAAGCAGCTGCAAAAAGGCAAGACTGCTGTTTACATGAATGCTTCCCATAACGATTATGGACTCAGGGCATATGCGGTTGACAGAGAAGTTGACAGCTATACGAATTTAGGAAATTATCAATGTATTTCTGCAAACAGAATCTCTTATGCCTTTGGGCTGACGGGGCAAAGTTTGTCGGTAGAGGCTGCCTGTGCAGCTTCTTTAGTAGCCGTTAACGAAGGGGTAAGAGCATTAAAGAGCCGTGAATGTGATTATGTTCTGGTAGGAAGTGCCAATTATATTCTTCACCAGGGACGTTATATTTCTTATTCAAAAGCAAGGATGCTAAGTCCGGAGGGGCAATGTAAGACCTTTGATGCCAATGCGGATGGTTATGTTCCGGGAGAGGGAGCAGGCGTCTTACTTTTGCAGCGTTTGGAGGATGCCGTTGCAGAGAGAAACCATATCCATGCTGTAATCAAGGCTGCCAAAGCAAGTCATATCGGTGAGCATATTTCCATCACTGCCCCTAAGGTAAGCGAACAGGAGAAATTGATCTTATCGGCATACGCAGAAGCCGGGTTTACCCCGGAGACCGTAAGTTATGTGGAAGCTCACGGTACCGGAACCCCCCTGGGAGACCCCATTGAAGTGGAGGGGCTGACCAGAGCCTTCAGAGAATACACAAAGGCCTCCGGTTATTGCAAAATCGGATCTGTTAAAACCAACATCGGTCACCTGGAAGGGACTTCAGGACTTGCAGGTTTGATCAAGACGGTTCTTATGATGAAGAATCATAAAATAGCTAAGACGTTAAATATCAAACAACTGAATCCTATTATAAATTTTAAGGCAACACCTTTTATTCCGGCAGATAACTTAAGTGATTGGAAACGATTGGAGGAAACCATACCTCTGCGGGCAGGTATAAGCTCCTATGGCTTTGGCGGTGCCGGCTGTCACGTTCTGCTGGAAGAATATCAGCCAGAAAAAAAGGCAGAAGCTTCTGGAAATATCAATGTATTTTTATTATCAGCAAAAAGTTCAAAAAGCCTTGCAATGCTTCTAGACAGCTGGAGAAACTTTGTTACCACCCGGGAATTTCAGGCTTTAAGCTTTCATGATATTCTTGGCACGGCAATGGCAAGCCGCTCTGGTTTCCGGTTTCGGTATGGGATTAAGGCTGAGAATAAAGAAGAACTTATAAGAAGTTTAAAGGATGCGGCCATACTTCCAAAGAAAGCAAGCTATGATAATTGGTTATTGTACCTCTGTGATCTGAAGCTGACAGGGTTTGGTGATTTTAAAAAGCTATATGAAACACAATCAATTTTTCGCGTTTGCCTGGAAGGCTTTCGAAAATGTATGAAAGCCGGGGAGTGGAATGGCCTGCTTAAGAGAAGCTGGAAAGAGGCTGATAAAAAGCTGTATTCCTTTATGGTAACCTATTCCATTGCAGTTGCTTTGCAAGAGCTGGGGATTCCTTTTACTTCCATTGCTTCTAGCGGTATGGGATCTTGGGCTGCTCTTGGAATAAGCGGAATCTTAGAACCTAATGATATCCTCCATTATCTTATGGGAAAAAGGGAAAGTAACAGCTTATGCTTTCACAGACCCACTATCACTTTTCTTGATTACACAGGGGATATTGGTAATAAAGTAAATAAGATTATGCCGTATCAGATCACAGGAATGAATATAAAAAAACTGTTGGAGGGTATAAAGCTTGAATTTACTGATTTTATAGAATATCAGCAAAAAGCAGGAATCTTGTATCATAGTGTTCCTTCTTTTCGCAAGCTGTTAGAGGAATGGAATAATCCGTTAGCACAAGCCGGTATGAGTATAAAAGAACTTTTATTTTCAAAGTATACCGATTTTCAAGGTTCAAAAGAGCAATTACTGACGATTGTTCTTCTTAGCAGCTCTCTCAGAAGATTAAACCAGAAATGGGATTTAAGGATGGAAGAGCTTAATTGCACCTCTCAATTCACAGAGCTTCTTACTTTTGTTGAAGATAATCTTATTAGTAAAGAGGAGCTTGTTCAGTTATTTGGAAGCGAAACACCGGATTACGAAGCAATTGCAGGTAATATCAGTGAGAGACTTCAAGGTGCTGGGAAAAAATATAAATTTACAGAAGTAACCAATCATGAACTGACTGAAATCAAGGATTATGAAACTTGGCTGAATCTTTTAGAGACCTCTGAAACTACCTATGAGAAAGAAACGGAAGAGAAGGTGGAAACTATTCTTGTCAGACGTAATGCAACAAAAGAGTTACTGAATCAGAAAACAGTAAAAGAACCAGAAGAACTGAGTGGGATGCTTACAGATCTGGTACTTAAAGCCTGGCTTCGGGGAGCTGATATTAATTGGGAGAAAGTTGTTCCGGAAGAATTATATTATAAAGTTCCGTTACCAGTATATGAATTTGATCAGAGTCCATTTTTATTACCCATAAATGGAAATAAGCTAAAGCTTGAAAAAACAGAGCCTTTAAGAGTGAAAGCTCCAGATTTTGAAATGAAAGACAGGAGAGTACCGGAAATTAAAACCTCTGAGATGTCAGCAGCAGTTCAGGAATTAAAAATATCAGATTTGCAAATAGCAACAGGAGAAGAAACAAAAAATCAAACAAAAGATCAAATAAAAGATCAAACAAAAGATCAAGCAGAGGCAGAAGTATTATTACAAAGGAAAGCGCAAACAAAATCTCAGCCAGTACAGGCCAAAGAGAATGGAAAAGAGCAAAAGGAAAAGCGGGATAAGGCAGCTTTCTATTTCAATACAGAAGATACCATAATCAGAGATCACATAATAACCGGCGTAAATCTTATCCCTGGAGCTTTAATGCTCGAACTCCTGGCAGATGAGCTTATCCCCGAAAATCAGAAATCTGTCATAACCTTTCGAAATGTATATTTTATGAAACCAGGTATTGTTATGAATAAGACGTCAGTAATCCCCCAGTTAGAGAATAACCGGTTTCGGCTTGCAGCTGAACAGGAAATATTGTCCAAAGGAGAATATTGTGAGATAGAATATGTACCACAGATACCGGTTAATATGTCATCTATTAATACCTATCCACAAATAAATTTTGAGGGACTATACCGTTTTTTATTCTCCATGGGGTACCAATACGGAGAGAGCTTACGAGTTATTCAGAAGATTTGGAAGATAAACAATGGTTATTTTATAAGGTTAGAAGAACAGAAAGGGAGGAAAAGCAGGCACCTAAGTGCAGAACTTTTAGATGGAGTAATACAATCTGTATTGGCAGTAGAATATGTGGAAGGAAATTTAAACCTAAAAAATACTATCTGCATTCCTTTTAAAATATCAGAAATAACCATAATGGGAGAGCTGAAAGGAACCTGTTACGCTGCAATTGATAAAGCGGATATGCAGAAACAAGACGGAAATATCCTCGCTTCTTTTGAAGTATTTAATGAGGAGGGAATACCAGTAATTTCGATGAAGGGCCTCTGCTTAAAAGCCTGTCCAAAAGATTTTTTGCAAAAAGCAGTCAACCTGAATAAGAAAGATGAAGCATTCTTATATCATTACAAACCAATCTGGGTAAAAGAAACGCTGAAAAATGATGCTGGAGAAACGGGAATTAATAACAAATGTGCCGTAATCTTCGCTAAGGATGAGATGATTTATAAAACTGTTGAAAGTGTAAAAAGGGAAAAGGCCGGAAGTCGTGTGAATGGATTGATTTCTGATAATGGAAGAACGAATGGATTTGACGTAATAGCTGGAATATTAGAGAAAAGTTATGAAAAGGTGTATATCGTTCTAAAAGGTAGTTGCTTTAAGGAACAGGATAAGATTTATAACATGAATACCAAGCAGCAGAGTGATTATATTGCCTTATTGGAAGCCCTAAAAAATCATTCGAATGATAATATGCAATACGATATGTACTATTTATGGGCAAACCAAACGGAGGGAATTATAGAGAATAATGCATCTTCCAATAAGTTAGAGGAAATGGAAGAAGAGCATGTGCAAGCAATATTTTACTTGCTCCATACCCTGGTAAATATAAAAATCGGTAAAGTGACCAACCTGGTAATTGGAGTAACAGACAGCAGGATTGTTGTTGACAAGGACAAAGGAATTAATTTTATCTACGGTGGCCTTGAAGCCCTGATACGGTCAATCAGGCAGGAAACGCCAAGAGTATCTGTTACCATCATTGATTTTGAGGCAGGAGCCAAATACCAAAAAATAGAATCCAATTACCAGAAAACAGAACTCGACATGCTATATGATATGTTCATGGAACAAAAAAACAAGCAAAAAGACAGTATGGTAGCCTATCGGGGAGAAGACAGATATGTTAGAGGTCTCGTAGAAGCAGCTGATATAAAAAGACCAAACCTTTCTCTTTTGGAAGACGGGGATACCTATCTGATAATCGGAGGTTTAGGGGGAATCGGCAGTAAGCTGGTTCAGCAGATTTGTGAGCTGGTAAAAGCCAATATTCTGATTGTTGGTTCCTCCGCCCTTGATTCAGTGAAAAAGAAACAGCTAATCGCCTTAAACCATAATAAGACAAGGGCCTGCGTTGACTATTATGAGTGTAATATAACAAACAAAAGGGAAGCCGAAGCACTGATAAATAAAATAAAAGAGAAATATTTAAATATCCAGGGCGTTATCCATTGTGGAGGAATAAATCATGACAGACTTCTGCTCAGTAAAGAGTGGGAGGATTTTAAAGAGGTATTAAGGCCAAAGACCATAGGGACCTCTATCCTGAATGAAGTTACGGCGAAGGAACCATTGAAGTTTTTCGCGGCATTCTCTTCTGTCGTTTCCATCACCGGAAATGTGGGACAGTCCGATTACGCCTATGCCAATGGCGTCCTTGATGCTTTTATGGATTATCGCAGGCATAATTCCTGCCCAGGCAGGAGTATCAGCATTAATTGGACATTATGGGAAAATACCGGAATGGGTAAAGACAGCGCTGCCATTCAGAATTTTGAAAACAAGACAGGTTTGATTACACCAGAGGCTGGTACCAAGGATTTCGTAAACATAATAACCAGCGAAGTAAATCAGGTAATCGTAGTGGCTGATAAGGAAAAATTCGAAAGTTTCCTGTCTAAGAATCATATCAACTGTTATACAAACAACATGGAACAGATGTAA